One part of the Dermacentor andersoni chromosome 2, qqDerAnde1_hic_scaffold, whole genome shotgun sequence genome encodes these proteins:
- the LOC126541918 gene encoding protein Wnt-9a-like: MRALVVCVCLYFNHAVMASIGVLSRSKNFTLDADREVSEREFCRQHRRDPSVRRFCVSEPAVIHTIVQGMRNTVSTCQVLFKWDPWQCDLLQDRKNLLKKVYPETAFVYALTAAGVAHSVAQGCRTGRLGHRCSCGEAGREEPESSAGLQQGWKWGGCGDNYPFAAKFARRLLSRESGKRPRTLRRPVDTHNIIVGIRTLRHGIRPVCKCHGVSGSCSLKTCWRELAPFPEVARRLKRKYVRAVPAEIENKPEFAATDVVAKPRKVPAATAGTTQRPKWLAAVTARLRRLGRDRLVYLEKSPSFCEPNPLTGSGMAGRRCRDPDHCDRVCCGREHRSFTEVVYETCQCRMVWCCKLECKTCENVTTAYACS, from the exons ATGCGGGCGCTGGTGGTCTGTGTGTGTCTCTACTTCAACCACGCAGTCATGGCCAGCATCGG CGTCCTGTCGAGGTCGAAGAACTTCACCTTGGACGCCGACCGGGAGGTGTCCGAGCGCGAGTTCTGCCGCCAGCACAGGAGGGACCCGAGCGTGCGACGCTTTTGCGTCTCGGAGCCGGCCGTGATCCACACCATCGTGCAAGGCATGCGAAACACGGTTAGCACCTGTCAGGTGCTGTTCAAGTGGGACCCCTGGCAGTGCGACCTGCTGCAGGATCGCAAgaaccttcttaagaaag TGTACCCGGAGACGGCCTTCGTGTACGCCTTGACGGCGGCCGGCGTGGCGCACAGCGTGGCCCAGGGTTGCCGGACGGGCCGGCTCGGCCACCGCTGCTCGTGCGGCGAGGCCGGCCGCGAGGAGCCGGAGTCCTCGGCGGGCCTGCAGCAGGGCTGGAAGTGGGGCGGCTGCGGGGACAACTACCCGTTCGCGGCCAAGTTCGCCCGGCGGCTGCTCTCGCGGGAGTCCGGCAAGAGGCCGCGCACCCTGCGGAGACCCGTCGACACGCACAACATCATTGTGGGAATCAGG ACGCTGAGGCACGGCATCCGGCCCGTCTGCAAGTGCCACGGCGTGTCCGGCTCGTGCTCGCTCAAGACCTGCTGGCGGGAGCTGGCGCCCTTTCCCGAGGTGGCTCGGCGGCTGAAGCGCAAGTACGTCCGCGCCGTGCCGGCCGAGATCGAGAACAAGCCGGAGTTCGCCGCCACCGACGTGGTGGCCAAGCCGCGCAAGGTGCCGGCCGCCACGGCGGGCACGACGCAGCGGCCCAAGTGGCTGGCCGCCGTCACGGCCCGGCTGCGGAGGCTGGGCAGGGACCGGCTCGTCTACCTGGAGAAGTCGCCCTCCTTCTGCGAGCCGAACCCGCTGACCGGCAGCGGCATGGCGGGTCGGCGGTGTCGCGACCCGGACCACTGCGACAGGGTGTGCTGCGGCAGGGAGCACCGCAGCTTCACCGAGGTCGTCTACGAGACCTGCCAGTGCCGCATGGTGTGGTGCTGCAAGCTGGAGTGCAAGACTTGCGAGAACGTCACCACAGCGTACGCCTGCTCGTGA